The following coding sequences lie in one Arthrobacter sp. PGP41 genomic window:
- a CDS encoding GtrA family protein, which produces MLKRHSKIVLDNEIARFIMVGGVSFAIDLGLLMLLHEAFSVDLVFATPIAFLVSLGFNYALQRIFTFRADNGKSVSFIKYCLLVVFNTLAIDVIVNVFDWLGAGYQVGKVVSTIMTTAWNFLLYKHWIFKPNASDCEQDDEGVVAPLQ; this is translated from the coding sequence GTGCTGAAACGGCATTCCAAGATTGTGCTCGATAACGAGATCGCGCGATTCATTATGGTCGGCGGAGTTTCGTTCGCCATCGACCTCGGACTGCTTATGCTTCTGCACGAGGCATTTTCCGTTGATCTTGTATTCGCGACTCCTATTGCCTTCCTCGTTAGCCTTGGCTTTAATTATGCCCTGCAGCGGATCTTTACTTTCCGTGCCGATAACGGCAAGAGCGTCAGTTTCATCAAATATTGCCTTCTTGTCGTGTTCAATACGTTAGCAATTGATGTCATAGTCAACGTTTTCGACTGGCTCGGTGCGGGCTACCAGGTAGGCAAGGTTGTTTCTACGATAATGACGACGGCGTGGAACTTTTTGTTATACAAGCATTGGATATTCAAACCTAACGCATCAGACTGCGAGCAGGATGATGAAGGAGTCGTAGCCCCGCTGCAGTAA
- a CDS encoding DUF7657 domain-containing protein: MTATALPVPELAVRRKSFFSQLGKKDNPLRIAVIILYITVVVLGATTSSIGMPTLRENPAEPLGLQLGDASPIRSDEYNAFSPIVLSIMATGAAPTTSVLAAPADLTHRYSSGGFFETFVFFDSSLLYTASFLPDAMVFAAHWWLPALLLFLFLPTWFEQVGSSRRWGWMAAFLIALSPAASWWTMMPIQLIAYTIAGSSLVLSAYRRFTANQRVVPVMQSLAAGILIAGLPSFYIPWSLVLGLPILVASVAWILAHQGQWKPKLLALGCAGFTAMLFAAGMLWENRQGINALLQTVYPGSRRSTGTAQSLALLFGAPGLAPMQDMLPVGINQSELSTAFTITFVWALLLVLNLNWVGQLRENVAIIVIGCFGLLWLLWCTVNFGERGSSIPLLNYVQPARAAQVCGILGSILVCLLLARLPSRKVAWKLPLIAAGTCTLVTAYAVSSLQLSYLPEMARSSIAAAAFAVGLCVFCATKFASRVWPIVLIAGLAAIPVFSANPLLFGLGDLRSSETAKYLSVEGKRAAETNGVWASDFGAFDTVMLANGVPSLSGLQRSGPDTDQWKKLDPGTGHANEWNRGGGFIHFQWTAGEPLTFEAPVPDTTVVRIDPCDLKLRWPSLHAISSSQSLDAGCLIPERTLTWSGKEFFVYKFR; this comes from the coding sequence TTGACAGCCACAGCGTTACCAGTACCAGAGCTTGCCGTTCGAAGAAAGTCGTTCTTTTCCCAATTAGGGAAGAAGGACAACCCGCTTCGAATCGCGGTCATAATTCTCTATATCACTGTTGTAGTTTTGGGCGCTACCACTTCATCTATCGGGATGCCGACGCTCAGGGAGAATCCAGCTGAGCCATTGGGGCTTCAACTAGGTGATGCGTCTCCAATTCGGTCAGATGAGTACAACGCCTTTTCGCCCATTGTGCTTTCTATTATGGCGACAGGGGCTGCACCGACGACAAGCGTCTTGGCGGCTCCAGCAGACTTAACTCACCGCTATTCTTCGGGTGGATTTTTCGAGACGTTTGTATTTTTCGATTCGTCTTTGCTTTATACCGCCTCTTTTTTGCCAGACGCAATGGTTTTTGCGGCCCACTGGTGGCTGCCGGCGTTACTTCTGTTCCTTTTCCTGCCAACATGGTTTGAGCAAGTCGGCTCCAGCCGTCGCTGGGGATGGATGGCAGCTTTCCTGATAGCGCTATCGCCGGCCGCCTCGTGGTGGACCATGATGCCGATCCAGTTGATCGCCTACACGATTGCTGGATCCAGCCTCGTTCTGTCTGCGTATCGGAGATTCACAGCAAATCAACGAGTTGTACCTGTCATGCAATCTCTCGCAGCTGGAATATTGATCGCAGGACTGCCGAGCTTCTACATCCCTTGGTCGCTCGTTCTAGGCCTGCCCATCCTGGTCGCGTCAGTCGCTTGGATTCTTGCTCACCAGGGACAGTGGAAGCCGAAGCTGCTGGCTTTGGGCTGCGCAGGCTTTACCGCGATGCTTTTTGCAGCCGGGATGCTGTGGGAGAACCGCCAGGGCATCAACGCCTTGCTGCAGACGGTCTACCCAGGCTCCAGGAGGTCGACAGGAACAGCCCAGTCTCTTGCCTTGCTGTTCGGGGCGCCTGGTTTGGCTCCGATGCAAGACATGCTTCCCGTTGGCATTAATCAGAGCGAGCTATCTACGGCCTTCACCATAACTTTTGTATGGGCGCTGTTATTGGTATTGAATCTAAATTGGGTCGGACAGCTTCGTGAAAACGTCGCTATTATCGTCATTGGGTGTTTTGGCCTTCTTTGGCTCCTCTGGTGCACCGTAAATTTCGGTGAAAGAGGTTCTTCCATACCGCTTCTGAATTATGTACAGCCTGCGCGAGCCGCCCAAGTATGCGGCATCTTAGGTTCCATACTTGTATGTCTTCTGTTGGCTCGGTTGCCATCACGCAAAGTAGCTTGGAAGCTTCCCCTGATAGCTGCTGGAACCTGCACCCTTGTCACGGCATATGCCGTCTCTTCGCTTCAGTTGTCCTACCTCCCCGAGATGGCAAGGTCGTCGATTGCCGCCGCGGCCTTTGCCGTCGGCTTATGCGTTTTCTGCGCCACTAAATTTGCTTCCAGGGTGTGGCCCATAGTACTGATAGCTGGACTGGCCGCAATTCCGGTATTTAGCGCCAATCCCTTGCTTTTCGGACTTGGTGATTTGAGGAGTTCAGAAACTGCCAAGTATCTTTCAGTCGAGGGCAAACGGGCAGCTGAAACCAATGGTGTGTGGGCCTCGGACTTCGGCGCGTTCGACACCGTAATGCTGGCTAACGGGGTCCCCTCGCTGAGTGGACTGCAGCGTTCAGGCCCCGACACCGACCAATGGAAGAAGTTGGATCCTGGCACCGGCCACGCAAATGAGTGGAACCGTGGAGGCGGATTTATCCATTTCCAGTGGACAGCAGGGGAACCTTTGACCTTTGAAGCTCCTGTGCCTGATACCACTGTTGTTCGCATCGACCCTTGTGACCTGAAACTCCGCTGGCCAAGCCTTCACGCAATATCTTCCTCGCAAAGTCTCGATGCAGGATGCCTTATTCCCGAGCGGACGTTGACATGGTCCGGCAAGGAATTCTTCGTATACAAATTCCGCTAG
- a CDS encoding GH25 family lysozyme yields MPTFGIQGLDVSGHQPSVDWQQQWNMGARFAYVKATEGNYYTNPSYGSQYQGSRNVGMIRGAYHFAIPNWSSGADQARYFVQNGGGWSADGYTMPPVLDFEFNPYEGRTINGFYFGNTCYNMAPAQLQSWVRDFGNTMQALTGRLPVIYTNTSWWNQCLGNPAGFGDYPLWVAAYPSSPTNNAGPVPTASWSTYSMWQYSSTGPFAGDSNVWNGDYSQLKTFASSGAVRSILKISAVGDANSDGRSDLVVRRPDGSFLLHRGTGNGSYLAGQLIGTGWNIYDATVGVGDSNTDGKPDLIARRPDGTLWFYAGDGAGNYKPARQIGTGWQIFDTIQGAGDTTGDGISDIIARQPDGALWAYAGDGTGGYRIGQKIGTGWQIYDQLSKGDDLNRDGKPDLVARRPDGTLWFYAGNGTTTYQNARQIGSGWEIYDHILGAGDNNNDGKSDIVAHRPDGSIWFYAGDGMSKPTDGYQPAANVGSGWDNRERLSAVGDANSDGRSDLVARRPDGSFLLHRGTGNGSYLAGQLIGTGWNIYDATVGVGDSNTDGKPDLIARRPDGTLWFYAGDGAGNYKPARQIGTGWQIFDTIQGAGDTTGDGISDIIARQPDGALWAYAGDGTGGYRIGQKIGTGWQIYDQLSKGDDLNRDGKPDLVARRPDGTLWFYAGNGTTTYQNARQIGSGWEIYDHILGAGDNNNDGKSDIVAHRPDGSIWFYAGDGMSKPTDGYLLAVPVGSL; encoded by the coding sequence ATGCCCACTTTTGGCATCCAGGGACTGGACGTGAGCGGCCACCAACCGAGCGTGGACTGGCAGCAGCAATGGAATATGGGCGCTCGTTTTGCCTACGTAAAGGCCACTGAAGGCAACTACTACACGAACCCGTCCTACGGCTCCCAGTACCAAGGGTCCCGCAACGTTGGAATGATCCGGGGGGCCTACCACTTCGCCATACCCAACTGGTCTTCCGGAGCGGACCAGGCGCGCTACTTCGTGCAAAACGGCGGGGGCTGGTCCGCCGACGGGTACACCATGCCGCCCGTCCTGGACTTCGAATTCAACCCCTACGAGGGCCGCACCATCAACGGGTTCTACTTCGGCAACACCTGCTACAACATGGCGCCAGCCCAGCTGCAGTCCTGGGTTCGGGATTTTGGCAACACTATGCAGGCACTGACCGGCAGGCTCCCGGTCATCTACACCAATACAAGTTGGTGGAACCAGTGCCTTGGCAATCCCGCCGGCTTCGGTGATTACCCGCTTTGGGTTGCGGCCTACCCGAGCTCCCCCACCAATAATGCTGGTCCGGTACCGACCGCGAGCTGGAGCACTTACAGCATGTGGCAGTACAGCAGCACCGGCCCCTTCGCCGGCGACTCCAATGTCTGGAACGGGGACTACTCCCAGCTGAAGACCTTTGCCTCAAGCGGGGCTGTTCGGTCGATTCTAAAAATCTCGGCCGTTGGGGATGCCAACAGCGATGGTAGGTCGGACCTGGTCGTTCGCCGGCCTGACGGATCCTTTTTGCTTCACCGTGGAACAGGCAATGGCAGCTACCTGGCGGGCCAGCTCATCGGCACCGGATGGAACATCTACGACGCAACTGTTGGGGTGGGTGACTCAAACACAGACGGTAAGCCTGATCTCATCGCCCGCCGGCCCGATGGAACCCTTTGGTTCTATGCGGGCGACGGGGCCGGTAACTACAAACCTGCCCGTCAGATAGGTACCGGATGGCAAATTTTCGACACCATTCAGGGCGCAGGCGATACAACCGGCGACGGCATTTCTGACATCATTGCCCGACAGCCGGACGGCGCTCTCTGGGCCTATGCCGGTGACGGCACCGGAGGATACCGAATAGGACAGAAGATCGGCACCGGCTGGCAAATCTATGACCAGCTCAGCAAAGGCGACGACCTGAATCGCGACGGAAAGCCCGACCTCGTGGCCCGCCGCCCAGACGGAACACTCTGGTTCTACGCCGGCAACGGCACCACCACGTATCAAAACGCCCGGCAAATAGGCTCCGGGTGGGAGATATACGATCACATACTCGGCGCTGGCGACAACAATAACGACGGCAAATCTGACATCGTAGCCCACCGCCCCGACGGAAGCATCTGGTTCTACGCCGGCGACGGCATGAGCAAGCCAACCGACGGATACCAGCCTGCCGCGAACGTCGGATCAGGGTGGGACAACCGTGAGCGCCTCTCGGCCGTTGGGGATGCCAACAGCGATGGTAGGTCGGACCTGGTCGCTCGCCGGCCTGACGGATCCTTTTTGCTTCACCGTGGAACAGGCAATGGCAGCTACCTGGCGGGCCAGCTCATCGGCACCGGATGGAACATCTACGACGCAACTGTTGGGGTGGGTGACTCAAACACAGACGGTAAGCCTGATCTCATCGCCCGCCGGCCCGATGGAACCCTTTGGTTCTATGCGGGCGACGGGGCCGGTAACTACAAACCTGCCCGTCAGATAGGTACCGGATGGCAAATTTTCGACACCATTCAGGGCGCAGGCGATACAACCGGCGACGGCATTTCTGACATCATTGCCCGACAGCCGGACGGCGCTCTCTGGGCCTATGCCGGTGACGGCACCGGAGGATACCGAATAGGACAGAAGATCGGCACCGGCTGGCAAATCTATGACCAGCTCAGCAAAGGCGACGACCTGAATCGCGACGGAAAGCCCGACCTCGTGGCCCGCCGCCCAGACGGAACACTCTGGTTCTACGCCGGCAACGGCACCACCACGTATCAAAACGCCCGGCAAATAGGCTCCGGGTGGGAGATATACGATCACATACTCGGCGCTGGCGACAACAATAACGACGGCAAATCTGACATCGTAGCCCACCGCCCCGACGGAAGCATCTGGTTCTACGCCGGCGACGGCATGAGCAAGCCAACCGACGGATACCTACTGGCTGTCCCCGTAGGGAGCCTCTAG
- a CDS encoding type II secretion system F family protein: MIEISPAAVVCGAVLGIGLWLVVFRSPLMRATTLTERIEPQLKSQNLESRLLNSAEHNLTPFGPLERILRPVFRDGMAALGRLNPSPGATARRLAQAGINKSSIDFRAEQLLWAVAGFVASLGIILIGAAAGRFSPLFAAVAILGSAVGGFMLRDYWLGAQVRRREARMMAEFPSLAELMALAVSAGESATGALERVCRSAKGELSKEFSNILAETRAGKPLVTALQEFSGRTDLAPLVRFVDGVIVAVERGTPLADVLRAQAQDVRDTAKRDLMEAAGKKEIAMMVPLVFGVLPLTVVFAVFPGLAAINLGF, encoded by the coding sequence ATGATCGAAATTTCGCCAGCGGCAGTTGTATGTGGGGCTGTACTGGGCATCGGCCTATGGCTCGTCGTCTTCAGATCCCCGCTCATGCGTGCCACCACCCTGACGGAACGCATCGAGCCGCAGCTGAAGTCCCAGAACCTCGAATCACGGCTCCTGAACTCCGCAGAGCATAACCTGACGCCCTTCGGGCCGCTCGAAAGGATACTCCGCCCGGTCTTCCGTGACGGCATGGCCGCGCTGGGAAGGCTGAACCCCTCACCGGGAGCCACCGCCCGACGCTTGGCACAGGCAGGAATCAACAAGTCTTCCATCGACTTCCGTGCAGAGCAGCTCCTGTGGGCTGTTGCCGGCTTCGTGGCCTCCCTTGGCATCATCCTCATAGGAGCAGCAGCAGGGAGGTTCAGCCCCTTGTTCGCGGCTGTGGCAATCCTGGGCAGCGCCGTGGGCGGCTTCATGCTCCGTGACTATTGGCTGGGCGCCCAGGTCCGTCGGCGGGAAGCACGAATGATGGCGGAGTTCCCGAGTCTCGCCGAACTGATGGCGCTCGCCGTCAGCGCAGGGGAGAGCGCAACCGGAGCGCTCGAGAGGGTCTGCCGCAGTGCCAAGGGGGAACTGTCCAAGGAGTTCTCCAACATTCTTGCCGAAACCCGGGCCGGCAAGCCGTTGGTGACGGCACTGCAGGAATTTTCCGGCAGGACGGATCTGGCGCCACTGGTCAGGTTCGTTGACGGCGTCATCGTGGCAGTTGAGCGAGGCACACCGCTCGCGGATGTGCTTCGTGCCCAGGCCCAGGACGTGCGGGATACAGCCAAGCGGGACCTCATGGAAGCTGCCGGCAAAAAGGAGATCGCGATGATGGTGCCGCTTGTTTTCGGCGTGCTGCCCCTGACCGTGGTCTTTGCCGTTTTTCCCGGGCTTGCAGCCATCAACCTGGGTTTTTAG
- a CDS encoding type II secretion system F family protein translates to MTSALLGVTAGTGLFLIWWSCWESPEQGPRVRKASRLADLLASAGVDKVSPGGLLGTCMGVGLFTALVFYAVSRSWPIAGCFALFAAWLPVSVLRWRAKKRSALLRQLWPDVVDHLRSAIRAGLPLPEALIQLGDKGPEELRHVFREFGADYRAGGQFDASLNKLKHRLADPVADRIVEALRLTREVGGSDLGKLLGTLAEFLRESARTRSELEARQSWTVNAARLAVAAPWIVMILLATRPEAVQAYNTAIGAAVLLGGLVVSLVCYSIMLRIGALPQDERVLR, encoded by the coding sequence ATGACGTCAGCATTGCTGGGGGTAACGGCAGGGACGGGTCTCTTTCTCATCTGGTGGTCCTGCTGGGAGTCTCCGGAACAAGGTCCGCGGGTGCGGAAGGCCAGCCGCCTGGCCGATCTTCTCGCCTCTGCAGGCGTGGACAAAGTATCTCCAGGTGGGTTGTTGGGTACGTGCATGGGCGTGGGGCTCTTCACGGCCTTGGTGTTCTACGCCGTCAGCCGTTCCTGGCCCATTGCCGGCTGCTTCGCGCTGTTCGCAGCATGGCTCCCCGTCAGCGTCCTGCGCTGGAGGGCGAAAAAGAGAAGCGCACTCTTGCGCCAGCTGTGGCCCGACGTCGTCGATCACCTCCGCTCCGCGATACGCGCCGGTCTGCCACTGCCAGAGGCGCTGATTCAGCTGGGAGACAAGGGCCCCGAAGAGCTGCGGCACGTCTTTCGGGAATTCGGCGCCGACTATCGCGCGGGAGGCCAGTTCGATGCGTCGCTCAACAAGCTCAAGCACCGGCTCGCGGACCCTGTCGCTGATCGCATTGTCGAGGCCCTGCGCCTCACCCGGGAGGTCGGCGGCTCCGATCTGGGGAAGCTGCTCGGTACGCTGGCTGAATTCCTTCGTGAAAGCGCCCGCACCCGCAGCGAATTGGAGGCGAGGCAGTCCTGGACCGTCAATGCTGCGCGCCTTGCTGTCGCCGCCCCGTGGATCGTCATGATCCTCCTGGCAACACGGCCGGAAGCAGTACAGGCGTACAACACGGCTATAGGCGCGGCAGTCCTGCTCGGAGGACTCGTGGTTTCGCTGGTCTGCTATTCCATCATGCTAAGGATCGGCGCCCTGCCGCAGGATGAGCGGGTGTTGAGATGA
- a CDS encoding DUF7657 domain-containing protein, whose protein sequence is MKASPQPASALPARPKEASLISVEAPPPEATRRTATLLAYAGRNDNALRIAVVILYVIVVLLGATTSSIGIPTLRQDPAHPLGLQIGASSPIRSDEYNAFSAIVLSIMATGGAPTTSVLAAPAGLAHRYPSGGFFETFVYFDSTLLRTATFLPDTMVFAAHWWLPALLLFLFLPKWFSQVGSARRWGWMAAFLIALSPAASWWTMMPIQLIAYTIAGSSLILSAHKRFAEGQRAVPALQCLVAGILIAGLPSFYIPWSLVLGLPILTATVGWIIAFRGRWRPKLLSVGSAGLVALVFGLGTLWENRAGISALLDTVYPGSRRSSGAAQPLAMLFGAPALGPMQDMTPVGINESELSTAFTITFVWAALLIVFIRNLGSPRDNVVILTVGTFAVLWLTWCTVNFGERGSSIPLLNYVQPIRAAQVCGILASVLVCLLLDRLPKKVGWRAPTVAAACCALVTAYAASLLQQSYLPFMTRPLIFAAAFTVGVCVFVTTKYASKVWPIVLTSAVAVVPIIGANPLIFGLGDLRDSETATYLRNEGRKAAASNGVWASDFSPFDTVMTANGVPALSGLQRSGPNSEAWKNLDPEAKYTNAWNRGGGFIFFEWTVGQPLDIGTLSYTADVTMVRVDPCVLKDRWPSLQGISSSRSLDAPCLVPERTLAWAGREFFVYKFR, encoded by the coding sequence ATGAAAGCTAGCCCACAACCTGCCAGCGCGTTGCCAGCCCGACCCAAGGAAGCAAGCTTGATTTCAGTAGAAGCACCCCCACCCGAGGCAACCCGAAGGACAGCAACGCTTCTCGCTTATGCGGGCCGGAACGATAACGCACTACGCATAGCGGTCGTTATCCTCTACGTGATCGTTGTACTCCTGGGGGCTACTACGTCCTCCATTGGAATCCCAACCCTTCGTCAGGATCCTGCCCACCCGCTCGGCCTGCAGATAGGAGCTTCTTCCCCTATCCGATCTGACGAGTACAACGCCTTCTCGGCCATAGTCCTGTCGATCATGGCTACGGGAGGAGCGCCAACGACGAGTGTCCTGGCTGCGCCCGCGGGCCTTGCCCACCGCTACCCTTCCGGTGGGTTTTTCGAGACTTTTGTGTACTTCGACTCGACTCTACTGCGCACCGCCACCTTCTTGCCCGACACGATGGTTTTTGCAGCACACTGGTGGCTTCCCGCGCTCCTTCTCTTCCTGTTTCTGCCGAAATGGTTTTCACAGGTCGGTTCTGCGCGTCGATGGGGCTGGATGGCAGCCTTCCTTATTGCATTATCACCGGCCGCTTCCTGGTGGACCATGATGCCGATCCAGCTGATTGCTTACACAATTGCCGGCTCGAGCCTGATCTTGTCCGCCCACAAGAGATTCGCTGAGGGTCAACGCGCTGTGCCTGCCCTGCAATGCCTGGTGGCTGGCATCTTGATAGCAGGACTCCCAAGTTTTTACATCCCTTGGTCTCTGGTCCTCGGCTTGCCCATCCTAACGGCGACTGTGGGCTGGATCATAGCCTTCCGAGGGCGCTGGAGACCGAAGCTATTGTCGGTGGGCTCCGCGGGGCTCGTAGCCTTGGTCTTCGGGCTGGGAACCTTATGGGAGAACCGGGCGGGGATCTCAGCTCTGTTGGACACCGTCTACCCAGGGTCGCGGAGATCCTCGGGAGCCGCACAACCATTGGCGATGCTCTTCGGCGCACCAGCTTTGGGTCCGATGCAAGACATGACGCCGGTGGGTATAAACGAGAGTGAACTTTCCACCGCTTTCACCATAACGTTTGTATGGGCTGCCCTACTTATCGTGTTCATCAGGAATCTGGGCTCACCTCGTGACAACGTGGTCATCCTCACTGTGGGCACTTTCGCTGTTCTATGGCTCACGTGGTGCACCGTCAACTTCGGCGAACGGGGATCCTCGATCCCGCTCCTGAACTATGTCCAACCCATCAGGGCGGCCCAAGTCTGTGGCATCTTGGCCTCAGTATTGGTCTGCCTTCTCTTGGATCGGTTGCCCAAGAAAGTAGGCTGGAGGGCGCCAACTGTCGCAGCAGCCTGCTGCGCTTTGGTGACGGCGTACGCGGCGTCCTTGCTCCAACAGTCTTATCTGCCCTTCATGACCCGTCCGTTGATTTTCGCCGCTGCCTTCACTGTCGGGGTGTGCGTATTCGTCACCACAAAATATGCGTCCAAAGTATGGCCGATAGTTCTTACATCGGCGGTAGCAGTGGTTCCTATTATTGGTGCCAATCCGCTGATATTTGGTCTCGGTGACCTCAGGGATTCGGAAACGGCCACGTACTTGCGGAATGAAGGCCGGAAAGCCGCCGCATCGAACGGTGTCTGGGCATCAGACTTCAGCCCTTTCGACACCGTCATGACTGCAAACGGAGTGCCAGCCCTCAGCGGTTTGCAGCGCTCAGGACCTAACTCCGAGGCGTGGAAGAACCTGGATCCGGAAGCCAAGTACACGAATGCATGGAACCGCGGCGGCGGATTCATCTTTTTTGAATGGACGGTAGGGCAGCCACTGGACATCGGAACACTTTCGTATACGGCTGATGTAACGATGGTGCGCGTGGACCCATGTGTGCTCAAGGATCGCTGGCCAAGTCTTCAGGGAATATCGTCATCGCGAAGCCTCGATGCCCCATGCTTGGTGCCCGAGCGCACACTCGCATGGGCCGGCAGGGAATTCTTTGTCTACAAGTTCCGGTAG
- a CDS encoding CpaF family protein: MDALGIVEDEVRELIRRRGLDPLHQAGEVRRLVEAAVTDYDERALMGPLPPIGPLDAARRFLFDAVAGFGVLQPLLDDPSIEEIWLNAPNEIFVARNGESELTSLSLTEQQVRDLVERMLKSSGRRLDMSSPFVDAALPDGSRLHVVIPDVTRKHWAVNIRKFVVKASRLEHLVELGTLTPQSARFLGAAVSSGLNILVSGATQAGKTTMLNCLAASIGSRERVITVEEIFELQFPLRDVVGLQCRQPNLEGEGEIPLRRLVKEALRMRPDRLVVGEVREAESLDMLIALNSGLPGMCTVHANSAHDAVTKICTLPLLAGENISSAFVVPTVASCIDLVVHCSRHANGRREVTEILSLGRRVENGIIESSPVFSMVDGALQARANSMPAVEKFNRAGYDVAALLDPR, translated from the coding sequence ATGGACGCTCTGGGAATTGTCGAGGACGAGGTCCGCGAGCTGATCCGTCGTCGAGGGCTGGATCCGCTGCACCAGGCTGGTGAGGTGCGCCGGCTTGTTGAAGCAGCGGTCACGGACTACGACGAACGAGCGCTCATGGGACCCCTTCCTCCCATAGGTCCGCTGGACGCAGCGCGCAGGTTCCTCTTCGATGCCGTTGCGGGCTTCGGCGTGCTTCAACCACTGCTCGACGATCCCTCAATTGAGGAGATTTGGCTCAACGCGCCCAATGAAATCTTTGTGGCCCGCAACGGCGAATCGGAACTTACCTCCCTGAGCCTCACCGAGCAGCAGGTTCGGGACCTGGTTGAGAGGATGCTCAAGAGCTCAGGCCGCCGCCTGGACATGTCGTCGCCGTTTGTGGATGCAGCACTTCCCGATGGCTCCAGGCTCCACGTTGTCATTCCGGATGTGACCCGCAAGCACTGGGCAGTCAACATCAGGAAGTTCGTGGTGAAGGCCAGCCGCCTTGAGCATCTCGTTGAGCTTGGCACACTGACGCCGCAGTCAGCCCGTTTTCTTGGCGCGGCAGTATCAAGCGGCCTCAACATCCTGGTCTCGGGCGCTACCCAAGCCGGCAAGACCACGATGCTGAACTGCCTGGCAGCGAGCATCGGCAGCCGGGAACGCGTGATCACCGTTGAAGAGATCTTCGAGCTGCAGTTTCCCCTGCGCGACGTCGTCGGCCTCCAATGCAGGCAGCCGAACCTTGAGGGCGAAGGTGAGATTCCGCTTCGCCGGTTGGTGAAGGAAGCACTTCGCATGCGGCCCGACCGGCTGGTGGTGGGCGAGGTCCGTGAGGCGGAGAGCCTGGATATGCTCATTGCCTTGAACAGTGGCCTTCCGGGCATGTGCACCGTCCATGCAAATTCAGCACACGACGCAGTCACCAAGATCTGCACCCTGCCCCTGCTCGCGGGTGAAAATATCTCAAGCGCCTTCGTTGTCCCCACAGTCGCATCCTGCATCGACCTGGTGGTGCACTGCAGCCGGCACGCCAACGGACGGAGGGAGGTCACCGAGATCCTGTCCTTGGGCCGCCGGGTGGAAAACGGCATCATCGAATCCTCCCCGGTGTTCTCCATGGTGGACGGCGCCCTGCAGGCCAGGGCCAACTCGATGCCTGCCGTTGAAAAGTTCAACCGGGCAGGCTACGACGTCGCGGCGTTGCTGGATCCGCGATGA